In Thermococcus stetteri, one genomic interval encodes:
- a CDS encoding CPBP family intramembrane glutamic endopeptidase, with amino-acid sequence MTFAQAAVVQIISAALPEELVNRYVFLGLLSLWNPLAGLVGMSIFFGISHKFSHPNRRWSTLLSNTLIGFVLGWAYLYTKSLPLVMAVHWLVDMLPWAYVRYESARKAILGMAILFAVLPPVILRSELTKVADYLGGVYPTSGLLWGAFIGLSMLGVAYAGLLMRRRKV; translated from the coding sequence CTGACCTTTGCTCAGGCGGCCGTTGTCCAGATTATAAGTGCTGCCCTGCCAGAAGAGCTGGTTAACCGCTATGTTTTCCTGGGCCTTTTATCGCTCTGGAACCCTCTGGCGGGGCTGGTGGGGATGTCCATCTTCTTCGGAATATCTCACAAGTTCTCGCATCCCAACAGGCGCTGGAGCACTCTCCTATCTAACACTCTCATAGGATTCGTCCTTGGCTGGGCGTATCTTTACACGAAAAGTCTCCCATTGGTGATGGCGGTTCACTGGCTCGTAGATATGCTCCCTTGGGCATACGTGAGGTACGAGAGTGCTAGAAAGGCGATCCTAGGGATGGCCATCCTTTTTGCGGTCTTGCCTCCAGTGATCCTCAGGAGCGAACTAACTAAGGTAGCTGATTATCTAGGCGGGGTATACCCAACCAGCGGCTTGCTTTGGGGAGCCTTTATAGGACTTTCCATGCTGGGTGTTGCTTACGCCGGGCTTTTAATGAGAAGGAGGAAAGTATGA